From the genome of Papaver somniferum cultivar HN1 chromosome 2, ASM357369v1, whole genome shotgun sequence, one region includes:
- the LOC113351347 gene encoding uncharacterized protein LOC113351347: MKIVDKLMHPNSNRWNLEVLSTLFDSNIVNDICKITIHVNGEDILIWKPAENDIFTVKSVYKVIDVAGNSTSSLDDPVIFPWVKFWNLPLPPKKLHFLWNCVHGCLPVGHRIARHIAGADTDCPLCNKETETSDHPFLECEVANQVLCDMGYPLYRVSLVLVLIDWITCWLSNGTSNNLAINQNVMITITHTLWKIWKMSCVVVFDNVTLQENKCMGGALIMISDAGEFNGAWGFPAVAEDVEQAEALEALGVTKMARRKQLTNLQIEGDCINVINSLNGKLGAIKWKNNSIIRDCFDCLKSFNKWEAFYVPIETNCVADLLVKDAISMVTSIGWETDPHCGWIHLLKRNSA; this comes from the exons ATGAAAATAGTTGATAAGTTAATGCATCCCAACAGCAATAGGTGGAATCTTGAGGTTCTAAGTACTTTATTTGATTCCAATATTGTTAATGATATTTGTAAGATCACGATTCATGTTAATGGTGAGGACATATTGATTTGGAAACCAGCTGAAAATGACATTTTTACTGTTAAGAGTGTTTACAAAGTTATTGATGTTGCAGGTAATTCTACTTCATCACTTGATGACCCTGTTATTTTCCCATGGGTCAAATTCTGGAATCTACCTTTACCACCAAAAAAGTTACATTTTCTGTGGAATTGTGTGCATGGTTGTCTACCTGTTGGACATAGGATTGCTAGACATATTGCAGGTGCAGATACTGATTGTCCTTTGTGTAATAAGGAAACTGAAACTTCGGATCATCCTTTCTTGGAATGTGAGGTGGCTAATCAGGTTTTGTGTGATATGGGGTATCCTCTTTATAGGGTGTCACTGGTACTAGTATTGATAGATTGGATAACATGTTGGCTTAGTAATGGAACAAGTAATAATTTGGCTATTAATCAAAATGTGATGATAACAATTACTCATACATTGTGGAAAATATGGAAAATGAGCTGTGTTGTTGTCTTTGATAATGTGACCCTGCAG GAAAATAAATGTATGGGTGGAGCACTAATTATGATTAGTGATGCAGGGGAATTCAATGGAGCCTGGGGATTTCCAGCAGTAGCTGAGGATGTTGAGCAGGCGGAGGCATTGGAAGCACTTGGGGTAACAAAAATGGCAAGGAGGAAACAACTTACCAATCTGCAAATTGAAGGTGACTGCATCAATGTTATAAATTCCCTGAATGGAAAACTGGGAGCTATCAAATGGAAGAACAATTCAATTATTAGAGATTGTTTTGATTGTTTAAAGTCTTTTAATAAATGGGAAGCATTTTATGTGCCCATAGAAACAAACTGTGTTGCAGATCTACTAGTTAAAGATGCAATTAGTATGGTAACAAGTATAGGTTGGGAAACTGACCCCCATTGTGGTTGGATTCACTTATTAAAGAGAAACTCTGCTTAA